The following are encoded in a window of Molothrus ater isolate BHLD 08-10-18 breed brown headed cowbird unplaced genomic scaffold, BPBGC_Mater_1.1 matUn_MA207, whole genome shotgun sequence genomic DNA:
- the BLOC1S1 gene encoding biogenesis of lysosome-related organelles complex 1 subunit 1 isoform X2, with translation MLSRLLKEHQARQSERRELQERRRRDAIAAATRLTEALVDHLNVGVAQAYVNQRKLDQEVKTLQVQAAQFARQTGQWIAMVESFNQALKIGDVENWARSIELDMRTIATALEYVYKGQLQPSCS, from the exons ATGCTGTCCCGGCTGCTGAAGGAGCACCAGGCTCGCCAGAGCGAGCGGCGCGAGCTGCAGG AGCGGCGCCGCAGGGACGCCATCGCGGCCGCCACCCGCCTTACCGAGGCCCTGGTGGATCACCTGAACGTGGG ggTGGCCCAGGCCTACGTGAACCAGCGCAAGCTGGACCAGGAGGTGAAGACGCTGCAGGTGCAGGCGGCGCAGTTCGCCCGCCAGACCGGCCAGTGGATCGCCATGGTGGAGAGCTTCAACCAGGCCCTCAAG ATCGGGGACGTGGAGAACTGGGCCAGGAGCATCGAGCTGGACATGAGGACCATCGCCACCGCCCTCGAGTACGTCTAcaaggggcagctgcagccctcctgctcctga
- the BLOC1S1 gene encoding biogenesis of lysosome-related organelles complex 1 subunit 1 isoform X1 has translation MLSRLLKEHQARQSERRELQERRRRDAIAAATRLTEALVDHLNVGVAQAYVNQRKLDQEVKTLQVQAAQFARQTGQWIAMVESFNQALKEIGDVENWARSIELDMRTIATALEYVYKGQLQPSCS, from the exons ATGCTGTCCCGGCTGCTGAAGGAGCACCAGGCTCGCCAGAGCGAGCGGCGCGAGCTGCAGG AGCGGCGCCGCAGGGACGCCATCGCGGCCGCCACCCGCCTTACCGAGGCCCTGGTGGATCACCTGAACGTGGG ggTGGCCCAGGCCTACGTGAACCAGCGCAAGCTGGACCAGGAGGTGAAGACGCTGCAGGTGCAGGCGGCGCAGTTCGCCCGCCAGACCGGCCAGTGGATCGCCATGGTGGAGAGCTTCAACCAGGCCCTCAAG GAGATCGGGGACGTGGAGAACTGGGCCAGGAGCATCGAGCTGGACATGAGGACCATCGCCACCGCCCTCGAGTACGTCTAcaaggggcagctgcagccctcctgctcctga